AGGGCCTTGGCGGCCTGCTCGTCCGTGGCGCCCAGCTCTGTCTTCAGCAGCTCGGCGACCTTGTCGGGGCCGATCTTTTCCAGCTTGTCGATGCTGCGCAGCACGCCTGCGGTGTCCTCAAGTCCGATGCCGCGGTAGAAGCCCTCAGCCAGCTTGCGGTTGTTGATCCGGAGGCGGAAGTCCGGGATGGGCAGGGCGCTGAGTGCCTCGGCGATGACCAGCGCGATCTCGACGTCGTAGCGGAAGGGAAGCTCGCCGTCGCCCACCACGTCGATATCAGCCTGGGTGAATTCGCGGGCCCGCCCTTCCTGGGGCCGCTCGCCGCGCCACACCTTCTGGATCTGGTAGCGGCGGAACGGGAAGGACAAATAGCCCGCGTTCTCCACGACGTACCGGGCGAACGGAACGGTCAGGTCAAAGTGCAGGGCAAGGGCGTTGGGGTCGGCCTTTCCGCCTTTGACGGGGTTTTCGCTTTCATCCTCCTGCAGCCGGCTCAAGCCGTACACTTCCTTGTCGATCTCCCCCTTGCGGAGCAGTTGGCCCACCGTTTCCACGGCACGGGTTTCGATCGAGCCGAAGCCGTGGAGTTCAAAAACCCTGCGCAGGGTATCGAGCACATGCAGCTCCACCAGCCGCTCCTCGGGAAGCCACTCGGGGAATCCGGACAGGGAGGCGGTGCGTGCCATGGGGAAGGTTCTCCTTAGGAATGGAAGGTGCGCCGGAACTGCCGGCCCCGCGCCCCTCAAAGGCGGCATGCGGCGGCAGCACAGCCAGCCATGCATAAACTATGTGCGGCAGCCAGTTTATGCGTCATCCGTGTGCATCTCTAATGCAGCGGACCCGCGAAGCCTG
This window of the Pseudarthrobacter defluvii genome carries:
- the hisS gene encoding histidine--tRNA ligase, which gives rise to MARTASLSGFPEWLPEERLVELHVLDTLRRVFELHGFGSIETRAVETVGQLLRKGEIDKEVYGLSRLQEDESENPVKGGKADPNALALHFDLTVPFARYVVENAGYLSFPFRRYQIQKVWRGERPQEGRAREFTQADIDVVGDGELPFRYDVEIALVIAEALSALPIPDFRLRINNRKLAEGFYRGIGLEDTAGVLRSIDKLEKIGPDKVAELLKTELGATDEQAAKALQLAAIRTEDTSFVAQVRALGVSNELLDEGLDELEQVIDAAVQRAPGKVLADLSIARGLDYYTGTVVETVLVGHEQLGSICSGGRYDALASKGNRKFPGVGLSIGVTRLVSRILSQDLAKASRSVPTTVLVALNHDDSWGAAQDVAALLRSRGIPTEVAAKADKFGKQIKFADRRGIPFVWFTEEDGTHQVKDIRTGEQVLAAPETWMPPLEDLTVQVETTAPAPASV